TCTTGTAATTCTCGTAACAATCATCGTAGGTATTGCGACGGTTGTGGCTATTAACACATTCGGATCAGCTGCTGATTCAGCTAACCTTGACGCAGTTCGTCAGGATATTGCTACATTCGCTTCTTCAGCACAGGGCTACTTTATGAAGCCTGAAATGCTTGGCGGCGGTGGCGGTGACTGGGAAGGTATTACCTTCAATACAGTTGCTTTCCCGGCTGACGAAATCGCTAACGGCGGTTTAACAGCAGTAAACGCTAACGGTGTATATACTTTCTCTGCACCTGGTGCTACTGACACTACCTTTACCCTTACTGCTTATCCTGCTAGCCGTATTGACGGACCGGTTACCTCTTCAGTTAGTTCTGCAACTGGTAACGGACCTCTTACTGCGGATATCGGACCAGGTGGTATTTCTTGGATTGAAAATGACTAATATAGATTAGAATCTATATCATTAGTTTACAATGAATGGCTCCTGAAAGGGAGCCATTTTTTTTACTCCACTCTTATTTTATTCGGAGGTCAAAATGGGAAAAAGAGAACTACTGCTGGTCATATTAGTTACTGTACTTGTTGCCATTACAGTTTCAGTAGCTTTTAACACGTTTTCCAAGGGAGAGCTAAATCCTAACAGGTCAGCTACGTTGCAGGGTATGTATGAAGCAATAGGTAGATCTGTAGCCTATTATGAGCGCCCAAGAATTCAGGGAGGCGGTCAGAATTCTTTTGAGGATGTTACTTTGAAAGATCTTTATCTGCAAAGTGAAAATGGTCATGGTACTTATACCATTTCAGACAGAACCTATAATTCATTTCGTTTAGTGGGAAGACCAACAAATACTGATATTGTATTAGAGGTCATGGTTTATGCGGATTCCACCGTATGGATTCAAAGATAATACTTCGTTTCTTTACTTACTTCTTAAACAGCTTGCTCTCAGGATTACCTCCTGATCTCAAATAAGCAATCAAGTCCCTAAGCTCATCTTCATTTAACGGGTTCAGTAAATTTGCCGGCATCTGAGAAATGCTCGATGGTTCTACGGATTGAACCTGATTCTTACTCACCATAATTGCTGATTGGTCCGGGTCTCTCGGATATATTTTAAGGGTATCTGTTTCTTCTACAACCAGCCCAAGGATCAATTCTCCGCTCTTCAGCTTTACTTCTGAGCTGCTATACTGATCTGAAATAAGTGAATTTGGGTTGATAATATCTTCCAGTAAAACAGAAACTGACGATCTAAGGCCGATGGTGCTTAAATCCGGCCCAATATTTCCACCATAGCCGTTAAATCGGTGACAGGAAGCACAACCGGTGGCAAAAAAAGCATTCCTGCCATTCTCGAAGTTCCGATCGGTGAGGTGATCGGATACAGCTACGATAGCTTCGTTTACCGTCCAGTCCCGCCCGGGGCCCTCCGGAGGTTGTACTTCAAAATCAGGTTCCGTTATTAAACTTACACCCGTAATACCTGCTACGGCATCGTGCTCTTCTTCCGAGGCGTTGCTCAATGCATCATCCCTGATCTTCCTCAAATATCCGGTATAGCTTGAACCGCCCATTTTTCCGGAAGCTTCATTGATGTAAGTGAAATATTCCCTTCGTTGCTCAATGGTCCACCCGGTTTTGAGGTTTCTGAGCATAAACAGGTATTCGATTTCCTGTACCGGCGGCGGATTTTGTTGCATTTTCTCGATGGTTCCGTCCGGATGATCAACAACGCCTAACCAGTTGGGTTTGGAATCTCGGGGCTTTGGGTTCTGTACTAAAGCCAGGGCTTTTTCAATCACTCTTGAGTCTTCCAGGTAAACCAGCAAACGTATCAGCTCTGTATTGAGTCGGGTATTTTCAGAGGGCAGAAGTTGCTGCAGTTTATCCGTTATTAATTCTTTTTGTGCATTATCCGGGTCTCCAAGACGCATGATAACCAGCGATAATGCCCGCAAGTATCCTAATTTCTGGTCTGGGTTGAAAGAGTCGAGGTTTGTCTCAATCAACGAGTTGATGGCGTCTTCTCTGTATATTTGAGAGTCAGATCTAGCCAAGGCAATCAACCCATTTATCTTAGCCCAGGGCTTATCTTCATTAAGAGCTTTGTTAGCCCATAAATTCACAGGTTGAGATTCTACCGCAACACGCGCTGCATAGCGTATAAACTGATCGTCAGAATCAAGGTGAGGCCAGGCTTCCTGAATAGCTTTAGGGTTTGTTTTACCATGAAATTGTTCCAGATTTTTACGAATCTGGCGAGCTTGTTTAGCCTCGGTATTATCAGGGTAGGGAGCAGGGTCCGTTGCTTCATCACCGGTATAAACTACCCGGTATAGTTTGGTGTCATTCGACCTTCCGCCAATGATGAAATACAGGGCTCCATCTTTACCAATTACAGCATCTGTCAAAGGAAGTGCATTGCCGGATAGAAATTTCTCTGCCCTGGCTTTATAAGTAGCACCATCAGGAGTTAGGTGGAAAGCGTATATGGTTCCGTATAACCAATCGAGTGCAAACAAAGCATGCTGGTATTTAGCCGGAAATTTAGCCCCTGTACCAAATAAAATTCCGGTGGGAGAACCACGACCGGTATTTAATGTGGGGGGAAGGCTGTCTTCATAATACTCTTTCCACTTCCCGCTACCACTTCGCCAGCCATAGTCACTGCCACTTGTAACGTGAATAAGCCTCGTTGGGCGGTACCATGGCATGCCTAAATCCCATTCCATATCGGAATCAAACGTGAACAACTCCCCGTGGGGGTTCACGGCTGCATCATAAGGATTCCTATATCCGATACTGAACATTTCCCATTTTGAAGCATCAGGGTTAATTTTAGCTATGTAACCACCGGGCGCATAAATACCGCGGGCATTACCTCTGATATCCCACATCCGGGGAAGCAATAAATCCTCATCCCAATTAGGCAAACGGCTGGAGTTTAGTTCGGGCTCCGGCGTGTAATTTCCGTTGATCACATATAAGTCATTATCTGTAGCGGTATTAATAACGCTGTGATTTCCATGCTCAGCCAGTTTGGCCGGTCCACCAAGAAATTCCAGAACATCAAACTGATCATCACCACGTTCATTACTCATTTTGAATATACCTTTGCCGCCAACATTGGCATACAAGTCCTGATTCTTCCAGGCAAAGCCATTTACCCCCGACAGAGGAATGGTAACCTCTTCAATTTCAACCTCAGGATTCCCTTCAGTCTCATTTAACGTAACCCGGTACATACCTTTATTACTTTGATCGGAAGCTATCAATCGGCCCTGATTATCAACGGTGAGGGCAATCCAGGTGCCATAGCTGCCTCTCGGAACTTCATACAGCAGTTGTGCTTCAAAGCCGGGTAATGTTTGAATTTCAGAACTGGCCAGGTCTTGTTGGTTTACCTCCGGCTGAGTCTGTTCTGTTTGCTGATCTGAGGATGAAGTGCAGCCTGTAATAAATAAAAGCGCGGCTGAAATGATAGTGAGGTAAAAACTTCGATTTCGTTGGTTAATGCTATGCATGCAGAGTTAATAAAGGGTAAAATTCTTGATGATTTACTTAGCTAAAGTACTAATAGTGCTCATAATTTCTTCAATTGGATATTTCGGAACTCAACTCTCATTGGAGGTCCCAGGTGAAGCTGAAATCCTAATTTGTTACCGGCAGAATTTGACACTCCATCACCCATCAGGATAGTCATAACCTGACCGTTTATAAGATGGATGATGGAATTCCCACGGGCTATGATATGATATTGGTTCCAGGCATTATCAGTGGTATCAATTTTTGATATCAATGATTCCTGCGTTCCGGTTCTTGCTAAAACTTCAGAAGAAGTACCGTTCGTTAGGTTCACAATTTCTCCACGGTTTGCTAAGGTAGCTCGGCCTCTTTCTTCATACACATTCCCGGTATATTTATGTGAACCATCAAAGTCAGCCTGATAACCACGAAGCATAAATTCTTTTCCTTCCACGGGTTCGCTTCGGTAGTTGATACCGCTGTTTCCCTTTTGTGAAATCCTGAAGTCGGCCTTTAGCTCAAAGTCATGACCGGTGTTACCTTCCCAAATAAAGAAAGTATTCTCAATCAGGATATTATCAGGGGTGATCTCACCAATTAAGACTCCATCCTCAAATCGCCAATATCCATCCTTTCCGCTCCATTGGTTCAGTTTGCTGTCCGTTAAGATGGTCTGGAATTTGTTGTCTCCACTGGGAGTGGGAGATTTTGATGGTTCACAACCGGTAAGCAGCAGTAGAATAACGAAAGGGAGTATGCAAGCTTTCAGATTCATAGAATGGGTAATGATGGCTATTTCAATTCAAACATTCGGATTCTTTTTTGTTCTTCAGAAACATCGGTAAAAGCTATAAGAATACCACGATCTGATGTAGTTATCTGTGGAAATCCTGTACTTCTTTTTCCTGAGATATTTGGAATGGAATATTGTTCTAGTGGTTCACCTTTTAGGGAATAAGAGGCCAGGTTTAGCTGCCCGGAATCATCAACTGAAGAAAGCCAGCTAACCCAGATTTTGTCATCATTCATTAAGATATCCGTTCTTCCTATTGCATGTTGGCCATCTACTGAAATCACGGTATCATAAGTTAGGCCAAAATCATTGGATATGCCGAGTTGTACTTTTGGCTGTCCATTTGCACCTGTGAACCAACTTGTGGCAACGATTTTATTATGTGCATCGATAGCAGGGCCGTTCACGGGACAAGCGGCTATTTCCCAATTATCTTTGTGCACAACCTTGGGTTCGCTCCATCTCCCATCCCTGAAAACTGAGGAATAAATATCACGAATTTCATCTTCCGTACGGTTTCGGTAGTTCACAATAAATCCGCTCTCCGTTTTAGCTAACGAGGTGTTGCAACAATCACATACAGAATCATCAATGAGGAATTTCTCTATGACTTGACCCTTTCTGTCAATAATGGCTCCACGTAAGGTCATGGCCTTGCTGAGATCTGCATATTCGTGATGATCTCGCCCGGCAGTCTTGCGGCCATCTAACCATACCGCCATGAAGGTGGAATCGGAAGCAGGAAGCATACTCAGGAATCCGTGCTCGGTTGCAGTTTCATCCTGATGAGGGATAGTTCTTTCCGTCCATTCGTTATTGAAAGCTGAGATATTAACATCATAGGCATACGTTCCACCGGGTTTTTTATTAAGCCAGTGAGCTGCCATCGGTTGTCCATCTTTTCCAATGATGGAAGGATAATCTGCCCAGTTTAGAAACCAGGTAGAATCATCTGAAATAATAGTAGGTTCAGACCATGTACTGTTCTCAAAAGAGGCGTATTTTAACTCCGCAAGTTGTTCTCTTTCTTCCACCCAGCTCATAAAAACAGTGCCGGTATTATCAGTGTATAAAGAGGGCAGGGAGCTATTATCACCGGCTACAGACGGTATCTCCTGAAGTTGTACGTCAGCAGTTTTGGAGCAACTGTTTGCCAGTAAAAGAACGCTAAGAAGGATCAGTAATCTCATGTTGTTTTGTATATAATTGATAGGCTAAGAATATACCTAATACATGCAGTAGTATAACAATTCCAAAATACCATAATGGTTCGGATTGATAAGAATTATAAAATTCCATGGCTCTCCACCCAATCAAAATAACGCCAAAAATCAGAGCATTAAGAAGGGTATTTTTATTGATTACCGTGAGGATTAGCATAGAAACAAGCCACGTACTTGTAAGTACAGATAGCAATATCACAACAATCCAAACGGTGGATGGCAAGTGTGAAATGCCATAAAATTGGAAATCAATGCGATGATAAAAGGTGATGATAAGCCGGGCAAACCCTTCAAAAAAGAGGAATCCGGCAAATCCTGATGTAATGGCCAAAAAAGATTTCATGAACGGTTTTTTGCTGTGGATTGTATGGACTTCCAAGTCATTAACCAAACTTTTTACGTGAGAACGACCAACGACCAACGACCAACGACCAACGACCAACGACCAACGACCAACGACCAACGACCAACGACCAACGACCAACGACCAACGACCAACGAATAACGAATAACGAATAACGAATAAAAACGAAATCATGCCAGAAGGACCGGAAATTTGGAGAGCAGCAGATAAAATCAGTGAAGCCATTACAGGTAAGGAAATCGAAGAAGTATTTTTTGCTTTTGAAGAGCTTAAACCATTTGAGCAAGAGCTACAGGGTTTAAAAGTAGATTCCATCACCCCAAGAGGAAAAGCCATTGTTACTTCTTTTGAGAACCACCTGAATCTATATTCCCACAATCAGCTTTATGGAAAGTGGATGATTGGGAAAGATGGGAGTGAGCCCGAAACTAATCGGTCGCTGAGAGTGGCGATTCATACTTCTGATTCATCGGCCTTTTTATATTCTGCCTCCGAAATTGAAATGCTTGAGGACGGCGAAGTGGAGGCCCATCCCTATATAAAGAAACTTGGTCCGGATGTGGTGCACCCTGAAACCACGTATGATGAAGTATTGCAGCGGTACCAAAGCAGTTCGTTTAAGAACCGAAAGCTCTCAACGTTGCTATTAGATCAGGGTTTCTTAAGCGGTCTTGGAAATTATTTGAGAAGCGAAATCTTATTTTGTTCAGGCGTTGATCCTGAGTTTAGACCCAGAGATTGTAGTGAAGATCAAATAGAAGCATTGGCAAAACATTCACTCGAACTTTCGCGCAGATCCTACAAAACCGGCGGACTCACAACCCCCGATGATTTGGTAAAGGCGCTGAAAGAGGAGGGAGCTTCCAGAAAGCAATACCGGCACTATGCGTATGGAAGAGCGGATAAACCATGCTACAAATGCGGCAAGGAAATACAGGTTATGGAAACCGGTGGTCGAAAGATTTACTATTGTGAAACCGAACAGAAAACTACGAATTAAATAGCTGTTCCGGGTGCAATATTGGTGCTAAACTTTGTATGTTTGGGCTCCTAAAAAACTAAAGAAAGTAAACATGAAAAAGATATTTGTACCTGTAATTTTGATGTTACTGTCCACTCCTTTGCTTGCCCAGGAAGCAGAGGTTATCCGGCTTTCGGAGCCGGTTCAGGAAACAGAAACGTATGAAGTATTTGGTTCTGAAGTAGAGCAATGGAAAGAGGTAACATCACTTGTTTCGCTAATTGAATCTGAGAAAGAGCTTTCAGGAGAGCAAGTAACGATAGAAACAGAAGTAGCTAAAGTTTGCCAAAAGAAAGGCTGCTTTTTTGTGGCTAATCAGGATGGCTACTCTGCGCGGATCACCTTTAAGGATTATGGATTTTTCATTCCAACAGATTCCCAGGGCAAAACCGTTACATTAGTAGGAACTTTTACCGTCAAAGAGCTTTCTGAGGATCAGGCTAAGCATTATGCTGAAGACGCAGGCGAAGATGCTGAGGCAATCAAAGGCCCTCAAAAAGAGTATTCTATTGTAGCTACATCCGTCATGATTCCTAAATCATAACATTAATTTTAGATATTTAAACTATTCATGCCAGAGAACGATTTTTTACAAGCTGAAGCGACTATTCATTCAACCAAGCAATTGATGGAATCTCCGGAAGTGGAGGCCATTGCCAAGAAAGTTATTGAAAAGCATAAACTCGAATTTGGCCCTGCTGAGATCGGCTATTTTCTTGTTTACCCGAATCTTTCCAAACAGCGGGCGGCCAAGTGTATGAAAGCCAGCCGCGAAGTAAAACATTATTCCGGTAATGACTACCTGATAGAAATATCCGGGGAGTTGTGGGATATGCTCGATAATGAAACGAAGGAGATGATGCTCTACCACGAGCTTCTTCATGTAGACCCGACTTTTAAGTCTAAGACTCAGGAGTGGAAAATGACCATCCGTAAGCCGGATTTTGCAGACTTCTACACCATCAATGATAAATTTGGGAACGAGTGGTACAAGACTATTCAGGCCACAGCTTCTTCTCTATACGATCTGGATCCACGCCAGGAGAGTAAAGTAAAATTGTAAGGGGATAATAGGTTTTAGGCGATAGGCTTTAAGTGTTAGGAATGAGCCTAACACCTAACACCTTGCCACTAAAACCTATCTCACCTCGTAGCCTTCTTTTTCCAGGATTTTCTTGATTCGATCGACATGATCTCCCTGGATTTCAATGGTCTTGCCTTTTATAGTACCACCGGTGCCCAGCTGGGTTTTCAATTTCTTCTCTAAATCTTCGATTACCTGAGGGTTGTGGGTGATTCCTCGAATAACGGAAACCTGCTTTCCTCTTCGTCCGGCCGTTTCCATTTTTACACTAACTTTCATTCTATACTTTGGTTTTTTTCCAATTTCCGCGTCGGAACAATATAAAGCCTATTACGCCCAATAGTGATTCCGCAACTACTATAGAGTAAAAAACTCCTTCTTCGTTCCATTCAAGCGTTATGGCGAGGAAGTAAGCAAGCGGGATTTCGATAAGCCAGAAGCAAATAAGGTTGATGAGAGTGGGCGTTTTAGTATCACCGGCACCGTTAAAGGCCTGAATAATCACCATCCCGAAAGCATACGCCAGATATCCATAACTCATAATACGCAGGCATTTTGAGCCAACAGCAATGATGGCGGCATCATCAGTGAAAATGCTCACCAGGTTTTCGGAAAATATCAGGAAGCAAACCCCGACCAAGCCCAAAAATATCATATTGATGATAGCCGATATCCAGGTTGATTTCTCTGCTCTTTCGGGTTGATTGGCTCCCAGATTTTGCCCCACAAGGGTTGCAGCTGCGTTACTCATGCCCCAGGAAGGAAGAATGGAAAATATTAGTATGCGAATGGCAATGGTATATCCGGCCAAAGCAATACTTCCGAATTCAGCAATAATCCGTACAAGACCAACCCAACTGGCCGTAGCAATCAAGAACTGCCCTATACCGCCAATTGAAACCCGAATCATCCTTTTAAGGATCTCTGTTTGGATAGATATATGCCTTCTTAGGATGATAATTCGTCCTTTTCCATCAAACAGGCGGTAGAACTGGTAACATACACCGATTCCTCGTCCTATGGTTGTTGCTACTGCAGCTCCTGCTATTCCAAGCTCAGGAAAAGGGCCGTAACCAAAAATCAGAAGTGGGTCTAATACAATATTGATTCCATTGGCAATCCAAAGCACTCTCATTGCTATGGCGGCATCACCGGCTCCACGGAAAATAGAGTTGATCACAAACAGGAACATAATGACCAAATTCCCGCCTAACATAATGGCTGTGTAGGAGGAAAGGTGAGTGGCTATATTCTCATTTGCCCCCATCAGCTGCAAAATTTCTTTTGCATAAAATATCCCTGTTAAGGAAATAGGAGCAGAAATAATCAAGCAGACAAAAATAGCCTGAACGGCTGACTTTGCGGCATCATCTTTATTCTTCTCGCCAATTCGGCGTGATATGATAGCGGTGGTGGCCATGCTGAAGCCAATGGCGATGGCATATACAAGGGTGAGAACAGATTCGGTGATACCAACGGCCGCGACAGCATCTGCGCCAAGCTTGGAGACAAAGAAAATATCGACAACGGCGAAAATGGATTCCATCATCATCTCCAGCACCATGGGGATGGACAGAATTAATATAGCTCTGCTAATATTTCCTTTAGTAAAGTCGAGCTCGGTTCCAGCCAGAGAGGCTTTTATATCAACCCATATTGAATTTGGGGAAGTTTCTGGCTGTATTTCGGACATAGACTAATGTGGACGAGGGGAAAGAAAGTGGGAACCGTGAACGTGCCAGTTCTGTACTTTCCAGGCCATCTTTTCAATAAAAGAGGAG
The nucleotide sequence above comes from Gracilimonas sp.. Encoded proteins:
- a CDS encoding c-type cytochrome, with product MHSINQRNRSFYLTIISAALLFITGCTSSSDQQTEQTQPEVNQQDLASSEIQTLPGFEAQLLYEVPRGSYGTWIALTVDNQGRLIASDQSNKGMYRVTLNETEGNPEVEIEEVTIPLSGVNGFAWKNQDLYANVGGKGIFKMSNERGDDQFDVLEFLGGPAKLAEHGNHSVINTATDNDLYVINGNYTPEPELNSSRLPNWDEDLLLPRMWDIRGNARGIYAPGGYIAKINPDASKWEMFSIGYRNPYDAAVNPHGELFTFDSDMEWDLGMPWYRPTRLIHVTSGSDYGWRSGSGKWKEYYEDSLPPTLNTGRGSPTGILFGTGAKFPAKYQHALFALDWLYGTIYAFHLTPDGATYKARAEKFLSGNALPLTDAVIGKDGALYFIIGGRSNDTKLYRVVYTGDEATDPAPYPDNTEAKQARQIRKNLEQFHGKTNPKAIQEAWPHLDSDDQFIRYAARVAVESQPVNLWANKALNEDKPWAKINGLIALARSDSQIYREDAINSLIETNLDSFNPDQKLGYLRALSLVIMRLGDPDNAQKELITDKLQQLLPSENTRLNTELIRLLVYLEDSRVIEKALALVQNPKPRDSKPNWLGVVDHPDGTIEKMQQNPPPVQEIEYLFMLRNLKTGWTIEQRREYFTYINEASGKMGGSSYTGYLRKIRDDALSNASEEEHDAVAGITGVSLITEPDFEVQPPEGPGRDWTVNEAIVAVSDHLTDRNFENGRNAFFATGCASCHRFNGYGGNIGPDLSTIGLRSSVSVLLEDIINPNSLISDQYSSSEVKLKSGELILGLVVEETDTLKIYPRDPDQSAIMVSKNQVQSVEPSSISQMPANLLNPLNEDELRDLIAYLRSGGNPESKLFKK
- a CDS encoding translation initiation factor; the encoded protein is MKVSVKMETAGRRGKQVSVIRGITHNPQVIEDLEKKLKTQLGTGGTIKGKTIEIQGDHVDRIKKILEKEGYEVR
- a CDS encoding DUF1080 domain-containing protein; protein product: MNLKACILPFVILLLLTGCEPSKSPTPSGDNKFQTILTDSKLNQWSGKDGYWRFEDGVLIGEITPDNILIENTFFIWEGNTGHDFELKADFRISQKGNSGINYRSEPVEGKEFMLRGYQADFDGSHKYTGNVYEERGRATLANRGEIVNLTNGTSSEVLARTGTQESLISKIDTTDNAWNQYHIIARGNSIIHLINGQVMTILMGDGVSNSAGNKLGFQLHLGPPMRVEFRNIQLKKL
- the nei gene encoding endonuclease VIII, producing the protein MPEGPEIWRAADKISEAITGKEIEEVFFAFEELKPFEQELQGLKVDSITPRGKAIVTSFENHLNLYSHNQLYGKWMIGKDGSEPETNRSLRVAIHTSDSSAFLYSASEIEMLEDGEVEAHPYIKKLGPDVVHPETTYDEVLQRYQSSSFKNRKLSTLLLDQGFLSGLGNYLRSEILFCSGVDPEFRPRDCSEDQIEALAKHSLELSRRSYKTGGLTTPDDLVKALKEEGASRKQYRHYAYGRADKPCYKCGKEIQVMETGGRKIYYCETEQKTTN
- a CDS encoding DUF4920 domain-containing protein, which gives rise to MKKIFVPVILMLLSTPLLAQEAEVIRLSEPVQETETYEVFGSEVEQWKEVTSLVSLIESEKELSGEQVTIETEVAKVCQKKGCFFVANQDGYSARITFKDYGFFIPTDSQGKTVTLVGTFTVKELSEDQAKHYAEDAGEDAEAIKGPQKEYSIVATSVMIPKS
- a CDS encoding putative metallopeptidase — protein: MPENDFLQAEATIHSTKQLMESPEVEAIAKKVIEKHKLEFGPAEIGYFLVYPNLSKQRAAKCMKASREVKHYSGNDYLIEISGELWDMLDNETKEMMLYHELLHVDPTFKSKTQEWKMTIRKPDFADFYTINDKFGNEWYKTIQATASSLYDLDPRQESKVKL
- a CDS encoding MATE family efflux transporter, which codes for MSEIQPETSPNSIWVDIKASLAGTELDFTKGNISRAILILSIPMVLEMMMESIFAVVDIFFVSKLGADAVAAVGITESVLTLVYAIAIGFSMATTAIISRRIGEKNKDDAAKSAVQAIFVCLIISAPISLTGIFYAKEILQLMGANENIATHLSSYTAIMLGGNLVIMFLFVINSIFRGAGDAAIAMRVLWIANGINIVLDPLLIFGYGPFPELGIAGAAVATTIGRGIGVCYQFYRLFDGKGRIIILRRHISIQTEILKRMIRVSIGGIGQFLIATASWVGLVRIIAEFGSIALAGYTIAIRILIFSILPSWGMSNAAATLVGQNLGANQPERAEKSTWISAIINMIFLGLVGVCFLIFSENLVSIFTDDAAIIAVGSKCLRIMSYGYLAYAFGMVIIQAFNGAGDTKTPTLINLICFWLIEIPLAYFLAITLEWNEEGVFYSIVVAESLLGVIGFILFRRGNWKKTKV